In Hyphomicrobiales bacterium, a single window of DNA contains:
- a CDS encoding 2-oxo acid dehydrogenase subunit E2, translating to MADTIIMPQLGETVAEGKILAWYKAVGDDVKIGDKLFEVETDKVTVEVEAIAAGKLTEIRVGAGVSTKVGSTVAVLGGSAVATAAPSSVPAPKAATATTTLSPFEEVRTASGHHGKAKSANGLSISPLARRVITESGISVDTVTAYAAAKGLRRIGEKDVRAALAQSGSAPVAAPTSGGMPLSAIRQKTAQRLAENWRNIPHVFQTIEADFTYVDKVRLPIREAFKQANGVSLTYLPFIARAVCLALKDFPNINATFDGTALNPRREINLGIAIDLSHNGLVVPVVKQAGDLTAEGLAKAIARLTDKARGNTLTADDLSGGTYSITNNGAFGTLFTSPIINAPQVAILSTDAIRKRPVVVTTAEGDFIAARTTGILGQSFDHRAFDGAYAASFLSRLKQVIETHTWSTEISGH from the coding sequence ATGGCCGACACCATTATCATGCCGCAGCTGGGTGAGACCGTGGCCGAGGGCAAGATCCTCGCCTGGTACAAGGCCGTGGGCGATGATGTGAAGATTGGGGACAAGCTGTTCGAGGTCGAAACCGACAAGGTGACGGTCGAGGTAGAAGCCATTGCCGCTGGAAAACTCACCGAGATCAGGGTGGGTGCCGGGGTATCAACCAAGGTCGGTTCCACTGTGGCGGTGCTGGGCGGGTCCGCGGTGGCAACCGCCGCGCCCTCGTCCGTACCTGCACCGAAGGCAGCAACGGCTACCACCACGCTGTCACCCTTCGAGGAAGTGCGTACGGCATCAGGTCACCACGGAAAAGCCAAATCGGCGAATGGACTTTCGATCTCGCCATTGGCCCGGCGTGTCATTACCGAAAGCGGCATTTCGGTTGACACCGTAACAGCCTACGCCGCCGCCAAGGGCTTGCGGCGGATCGGCGAGAAGGATGTGCGCGCTGCTCTCGCGCAATCAGGGTCTGCGCCCGTTGCGGCCCCCACATCCGGCGGCATGCCCCTCTCAGCGATCCGCCAGAAGACGGCGCAGCGCCTGGCCGAGAACTGGCGCAACATTCCGCATGTCTTCCAGACCATCGAGGCCGACTTCACCTACGTCGACAAGGTGCGCCTGCCGATCCGCGAGGCCTTCAAGCAGGCGAATGGCGTCTCGCTTACCTACCTGCCCTTTATTGCGCGCGCGGTGTGCCTCGCGCTCAAGGACTTCCCCAACATCAACGCCACATTCGACGGCACCGCGCTCAACCCGCGGCGGGAGATCAACCTCGGCATCGCCATCGATCTCTCCCACAACGGTCTTGTCGTGCCGGTGGTGAAACAGGCGGGCGATCTCACGGCGGAAGGACTGGCGAAGGCCATCGCCCGCCTCACCGACAAGGCCCGTGGCAACACGCTCACCGCCGACGACCTGAGCGGCGGCACATATTCCATCACCAACAACGGCGCCTTCGGCACGCTGTTCACCTCACCCATCATCAATGCCCCGCAGGTGGCGATCCTGTCCACCGATGCAATTCGCAAGCGCCCAGTGGTCGTCACCACCGCCGAGGGTGATTTCATCGCCGCGCGCACCACCGGCATTCTCGGACAAAGCTTCGATCACCGCGCCTTTGACGGAGCATATGCGGCCTCGTTCCTGTCGCGACTGAAGCAGGTCATCGAAACACACACATGGTCAACAGAAATCAGCGGACATTAG
- a CDS encoding thiamine pyrophosphate-dependent dehydrogenase E1 component subunit alpha produces MAAAKPRENDDIGTETRRELYRLQIEIRDAEKRAYDLFLQNLIKGTSHLSLGQEAVAAGFGAAMKKGDKTFCTYRGHAHTLARGAPIEGVLGELMLRDNGLMRGKGGSMHLTSAEHGVMGSYAIIGAHLCIACGSAWRAQYLGEKDVTVCFFGDGTTNIGAFHEAVNFAVIWKLPVVFVCENNLYMEYTPIGDVTAVEHPAADRAAAYGLPRILIDGNDADVVYRTARDAIAKARDGGGPSLIECLTYRHSGHSRADPGKYRPPGELERWLERDPIKIYKQRLKDFGFPEAQIEDIDAESKRKVEEATAACKAAPQAPSELLTAHVYADGGWAWRN; encoded by the coding sequence ATGGCTGCTGCGAAACCCAGAGAGAACGACGACATCGGAACGGAGACCCGGCGCGAGCTCTATCGTCTCCAGATCGAGATCCGCGATGCGGAAAAGCGCGCCTATGATCTCTTCCTTCAGAACCTGATCAAGGGCACAAGCCACCTCTCGCTTGGGCAGGAAGCCGTTGCTGCAGGCTTCGGTGCCGCCATGAAGAAGGGCGACAAGACCTTCTGCACCTATCGCGGCCATGCCCATACCCTCGCCCGCGGCGCTCCCATCGAAGGCGTGCTCGGCGAATTGATGTTGCGTGACAACGGCTTGATGCGCGGCAAGGGTGGCTCCATGCATCTCACCTCGGCCGAACACGGCGTCATGGGCTCCTACGCCATCATCGGCGCCCATCTCTGCATTGCCTGCGGCTCTGCGTGGCGGGCGCAATACCTGGGAGAGAAAGATGTGACCGTCTGCTTCTTCGGTGACGGGACCACGAACATCGGCGCCTTCCACGAGGCGGTGAATTTCGCCGTCATTTGGAAACTGCCGGTGGTGTTTGTCTGCGAGAACAATCTCTACATGGAATACACGCCGATCGGCGACGTGACTGCAGTCGAACACCCCGCCGCCGACCGCGCCGCAGCGTATGGCTTGCCGCGCATCCTCATCGACGGCAATGACGCAGACGTTGTCTACCGCACCGCACGCGATGCGATTGCAAAGGCGCGCGATGGCGGCGGGCCATCCCTGATCGAATGCCTGACCTATCGCCATTCCGGCCATTCCCGTGCCGACCCCGGCAAGTACCGCCCCCCCGGCGAGTTGGAACGCTGGCTGGAGCGTGACCCGATCAAGATCTACAAGCAACGCCTCAAAGACTTCGGCTTCCCGGAGGCGCAGATCGAGGACATCGATGCCGAGAGCAAGCGCAAGGTGGAAGAGGCAACTGCGGCCTGCAAGGCAGCGCCGCAAGCCCCGAGCGAACTTCTCACTGCGCATGTCTATGCCGATGGAGGCTGGGCATGGCGGAACTGA
- a CDS encoding alpha-ketoacid dehydrogenase subunit beta: MAELSYRDAVIRAISQEMRRDNNVVFLGEDVAKAGGVFKATVGLYEEFGPLRVRDTPISEQAILGAAMGAAMTGLRPIAELMFSDFAAVCFDFIANEMPKLAYMTNGQLSCPLVIRTGNGAGVRFGAQHSQSIENWTMMIPGLKVVAPSSPVDVIGLFAAAVRDNNPVIFHEHKALYATKGEVPDGEIVDTLGTAKILRPGKDCTILALALMVPRALEAAEILAREHGIDAEVIDVRSLVPLDTQTILGSVARTSRLFTVEENPRLLGWGAEIASIVADEAFWDLDGPIVRITTPHIPLPAADHLEDLALPNAARIVDKIARVMNG, encoded by the coding sequence ATGGCGGAACTGAGTTACCGTGATGCGGTGATCCGCGCGATCTCGCAGGAAATGCGCCGTGACAACAATGTCGTGTTCCTCGGCGAAGACGTGGCGAAGGCTGGCGGCGTGTTCAAGGCCACCGTCGGCCTTTACGAGGAATTCGGTCCTTTGCGTGTGCGCGATACGCCAATTTCGGAGCAGGCGATCCTTGGCGCGGCCATGGGTGCGGCCATGACTGGCCTTCGCCCTATCGCCGAACTCATGTTCTCGGACTTCGCCGCGGTGTGCTTCGACTTCATCGCCAATGAAATGCCGAAGCTTGCCTACATGACCAACGGTCAGCTCAGTTGCCCGCTGGTCATCCGCACTGGCAACGGAGCAGGTGTGCGTTTCGGCGCACAGCATTCGCAGTCGATCGAGAACTGGACGATGATGATTCCCGGCCTCAAGGTCGTGGCGCCCTCCTCGCCCGTCGATGTGATCGGCCTCTTTGCGGCAGCCGTGCGCGACAACAATCCCGTGATCTTCCACGAGCACAAAGCGCTCTATGCCACCAAGGGCGAGGTGCCGGATGGCGAGATCGTCGATACCCTCGGCACCGCCAAGATCCTGCGGCCAGGCAAGGACTGCACCATCCTGGCGCTCGCCCTCATGGTGCCGCGCGCCCTTGAAGCAGCGGAGATCTTGGCGCGCGAACACGGCATCGATGCGGAAGTGATCGACGTGCGCTCGCTGGTGCCGCTCGACACCCAGACGATTCTCGGGTCAGTGGCGCGCACCAGCCGCCTCTTCACCGTCGAAGAGAATCCGCGGCTGCTGGGCTGGGGTGCGGAGATCGCCTCGATCGTCGCCGACGAGGCCTTCTGGGATCTGGATGGCCCGATCGTGCGCATCACCACGCCGCATATTCCGCTCCCTGCGGCCGATCACCTTGAAGACCTTGCGCTCCCGAATGCGGCGCGCATCGTCGACAAGATTGCGCGCGTCATGAACGGGTAA